From the Chryseobacterium fluminis genome, the window TTTAAGCAAGAATAGATAGAGAAAAATTTAATCGAATAATTATGGTTAAATAAAATCTGTTGATTGATATTTTATTTTGATTATCTTAAGTTTCTGCAAAAAAACCATTGTCTGAAATCCCATGTCCCACTCAAACCACTTCGTTGCATTATTAGGTCTATGCGGATGCTTATGATGATTATTGTGATAGGCTTCGCCCCAGAAAATAAAATCAAATGGCAAAATATTCTTTGAAGTATTTGTTAACTTATAGTTTTCATAACCAAATTTGTGTGCCCACCAATTTACTGCCATTCCCTGTAGAGAACCCATTATTACAGTCACTGGTAAAAAAAGCCATTGCCACCAAGCTGTTGCCAATAAAGCATAAATAATTATATATGCAGCAATCCAACAAAATCTTGTAATATAATTGTGTGCTATTTTATCAAACCTCTCCCATTCCGGAAGATTCTTTTTGTATTTTTCTGCGGCATCTGTTTTTCCTATATAAAGGTTAAAATAGTTATTTCGTGTCGTCCACATCATCACAAAAGGATTAGGAT encodes:
- a CDS encoding fatty acid desaturase; amino-acid sequence: MEIFIFILIHWYSSLFFQSVFHHRYAAHNLFTMSKFWEKMFYLGCFFTQGSSYISAYTYGLMHRLHHAHTDKSEDPHSPHNDPNPFVMMWTTRNNYFNLYIGKTDAAEKYKKNLPEWERFDKIAHNYITRFCWIAAYIIIYALLATAWWQWLFLPVTVIMGSLQGMAVNWWAHKFGYENYKLTNTSKNILPFDFIFWGEAYHNNHHKHPHRPNNATKWFEWDMGFQTMVFLQKLKIIKIKYQSTDFI